From one Prochlorococcus marinus str. MIT 0912 genomic stretch:
- a CDS encoding amidohydrolase family protein: MNFAKNVELIASPPKSGCIDVLVPRCLIGNGKDVLGTSIDQEGLSSIQLEWRDGTITSVKGLKETSKVPEEILLPRFAETHAHLDKAFSWSRSHNLKGTYQEALAANLSEYELRSSDELLFSVEKSLDLALINGIRAIRSHIDSFGKTAIRDWDLLENVRKKWQEKIFLQFVALVPLDFWQTFEGELLAQRVASNGDLLGGVIAPPFNKRKTFKSLLHLVQIANRLNCDIDLHIDESQSCSAGGLKLLLEVLDQVQNEISITCSHLSSMGLLREKAISQLAKKMAKNKLKVVALPLTNSWLLGRKDRSTLIKRPLAPIFQLQKAGVVVSVGGDNVNDAWFPLSNFDPINLMAFSMPIAHLSPWDRLGLSPFTSSAAQVLNLQWDGLFQKGSPADFILLDSNSWVKALSYSPKRRVVINGEFLNELPKNNNSTFNNSHP, encoded by the coding sequence GTGAATTTCGCAAAAAATGTTGAATTGATTGCAAGTCCTCCAAAGTCTGGGTGCATAGATGTACTTGTTCCAAGATGTTTGATTGGCAATGGAAAGGATGTATTAGGAACATCAATTGATCAAGAAGGCTTGTCCTCTATTCAACTTGAGTGGAGGGATGGCACGATTACCTCAGTTAAGGGCTTAAAAGAAACATCTAAAGTTCCAGAGGAAATTCTTCTCCCAAGATTTGCCGAAACTCATGCACATTTAGATAAAGCATTCTCATGGTCTCGTTCACATAATTTGAAGGGTACTTACCAAGAAGCCTTAGCAGCAAATCTTAGTGAATATGAATTGAGGTCCAGCGATGAATTGCTTTTCAGCGTTGAAAAGTCTCTTGATTTAGCTCTTATTAATGGGATAAGGGCAATTAGATCGCATATTGATAGTTTTGGAAAAACTGCAATTAGAGATTGGGATCTGTTGGAGAATGTTAGAAAAAAATGGCAAGAGAAAATTTTCTTACAGTTCGTAGCGTTGGTTCCATTAGATTTTTGGCAAACTTTTGAAGGTGAGCTTTTAGCTCAAAGAGTTGCTTCCAACGGAGATCTTTTAGGTGGGGTCATTGCTCCCCCTTTTAACAAGAGAAAGACTTTTAAGTCCTTATTACATTTAGTTCAAATCGCCAATAGACTCAATTGTGATATCGATCTGCATATTGATGAGTCTCAGTCTTGTTCGGCTGGAGGATTGAAATTACTTCTGGAGGTATTAGATCAAGTTCAAAATGAGATATCAATAACTTGTAGTCATTTAAGCAGCATGGGATTGCTAAGAGAAAAGGCGATTTCACAATTGGCTAAAAAAATGGCTAAAAACAAATTAAAAGTTGTTGCGTTACCATTAACTAATTCTTGGCTTCTTGGAAGGAAAGATCGGTCCACTTTAATTAAAAGACCATTGGCTCCAATATTTCAACTTCAAAAGGCTGGTGTCGTCGTATCCGTAGGAGGAGACAATGTAAACGATGCATGGTTTCCTCTATCTAATTTTGATCCAATAAATTTAATGGCTTTTTCCATGCCAATTGCTCATTTATCTCCTTGGGACAGATTGGGCCTTTCTCCTTTTACATCGTCTGCAGCCCAAGTGCTTAACCTTCAATGGGATGGCCTTTTTCAAAAGGGAAGTCCTGCCGATTTTATTTTGTTAGATTCAAATAGTTGGGTAAAAGCTTTGTCTTACAGCCCTAAAAGAAGAGTAGTAATTAATGGCGAATTCTTAAATGAATTGCCTAAAAACAACAATTCAACATTCAACAATTCTCATCCATGA